DNA from Granulicella arctica:
GAACTCGACGATCACAGACGGCACCGCAGAGACGGCTATAACTCTAGGCGATGATGCTTATGCCATTTCGCTGCTGAAACCGTGGACTGCCACACATTCGGAGGACTCGTTCGCGTTCGAGTGGCTGGCGCGTGCCTATGCCGAAACCGGCAATGCGGCTGAGCGCGACAAGACGATTGCTGCGGTGCTCAAGCTGCACGAAACGACTACGAACGAACAGTTCAAGCGTGCGGACCGATTTGTTGTGGAGCGCGTAAAGCTGGTTAGTGGCTATCTGGACATCTACTATGCGCTCGTGCCATTCAGTCGATATCACATCTACATGCTTGGGCGCCAAGTGGACGTCAACAATGTCCTTATTCGGCAGATTGCGCTTGAGAGTGACGACATTGATCAGGTTAGTTTTGCGAAAGAGCATCCCGATATGGTGGCTAAGGGAATGCGCCGCTTTTCGATGGATACCTACAGCGCCGGCAAACCTGGCCCTAACGGCACGACGACACAAACTCAGGGACTCATCGGGTTTATGGACGGACAGCCGAGCTATGACGACACGAAAGCTCGCATGCTGAAGGTGGCCCATGGTGACGCTCCTCCCGCAGCAACGCGCAGTGGAGTACCCGTACCGAAGTCGAACTAGAAGGCCAATATGGTTTGGAAGGCCGCTGTATTTTTCACGCAGGATGATGTCGTTTTCGTGCGTGGCTTACTGAGATGCTGTATGGCGGCTGCGCTGTGGGATTTACACTGAAGGAATGAGTGAAGAGGTGGTATCGCGGACGGTTGAGGAGTCGCAGTCGGAGCGGAGCGAGATTGTGTTTCCGGCGGACTCGAATGCGCTGGGGAATTTGTTCGGCGGGCGCCTGATGCAGTACATCGACCTGGTGGGGGCGATGGCGGCGAGCCGTCATGCGCGGGCGATTACGGTGACGGCGAGCATGGATCATCTGGATTTCGTTGCGCCGGTGCGGGTAGGGGAGCTGCTGATCCTGAAGGCGAGCGTGAACCGGGCGTTCCGGACGTCGATGGAGGTGGGGGTGCGGGCGATGGTGGAGGATGTGCGCGAGCAGCGGCTGCGGCATGTTTCGTCGGCGTACCTGACGTTTGTTGCGGTGGATCGGGATGGGCAGAGGATTGTGGTTCCGCCGGTGGTTCCGGTGACGGAGCACCAGAAGCGGCGGTATGAGGATGCGGGCCGGCGACGTGAGATGCGAGCCGATGAGACGCAGCGGAAGAAAGAGATGCGGGCTGCGTTGCCGGGTGGGTTTCATGTTTAGGCAGGGATTGAAATGCAGGTCCTTCGGCTGCGCTCAGGATGACAGAGTTTTGAGGATGGGGAGAAAGAACAACCAACGGCAAAGGCAACCGCAGGTCCTTCGACTACGGGCTTCGCCCTTCGCTCAGGATGACAGTTTTTTGGGCTGGTTGAGAGTAGTTTTGGCTAGTTGAGAGATTAGAGGAGAACGATATGGGACATATGGGAGCGGGAGCGCCGCAGGGGCCGCAGCCTTTGCCGGGCGTGGCGCATGTGGTGGCGGTTGGCAGTGGCAAGGGCGGGGTCGGCAAGACGACGGTTGCGGTGAATCTGGCGGTGTCGCTGGGTAAGCTGGGGTACAAGGTCGGGCTGATCGACGCGGATATCTATGGGCCGAATGTGCCGATGATGCTGGGTGTGACGCGGCAGCCGAATGTGGTTGGGGATAACCGGATTGAGCCGCTGCTGGCGCATGGGGTGAAGTTTATTTCGGTGGGGCTGATCTCGCCGGGCGATAAACCAATGGTGATGCGTGGGCCGATGCTGCACCAGATCATCCGGCAGTTTTTGATGCAGGTGGAGTGGGGCGAGCTGGATTTCCTGATCGTCGATCTGCCTCCAGGGACGGGCGATGTGGTGATCTCGCTGGTGCAGACGGTGCCGCTGACGGGGGCGGTGGTAGTTTCGACAGGCTCGGGTGTGGCGTTGCAGGATGCACGGAAGGCGCTGGAGATGTTCCACCAGGTGAAGGTCGAGGTGATTGGGCTGGTGGAGAATATGTCGCAGATGACGCTGCCGAGCGGCGAGGTGATCGACGTGTTCGGCGCGGGTGGGACGGAGCGGACGGCGGCACAGTTTGGGCTGCCATTTCTTGGGGCGCTGGACCTTGACCCGAAGATTCGGGTGGGCGGCGACCGGGGCATGCCGGTGACGCTGGCTGGGCCGGACTCGGCGAGTGTAGCGGCGTTCTATGACGTGGCGCGGAAGGTGGCGGCGCGGTCGATGGAGCTGTCTGAGCATAACGAGGATGTGATCGAGATTAGCTAAGGTTTTGTCAGGGTGTGGGAGGAGATGCGCTTGACGTTTGGCGTATTCTTTAACCAGAGGTGGCTATGATGGCGGATGCGGAGCGTGTGACGGCGCGGCAGCGGGCTATTCTGACGGCCATCGTCGAGAGTTATATCGATACGGGCGAGCCGGTGGGGTCGGGGACGATCTCGCGGATGCCGCAGGCGGAGATTGCAGGGCTGAGCCCGGCGACGGTGCGGAATGAGATGGCTGCGCTGGCGGATGAGGGCTTGATTGAGCAGCCGCATACGTCGGCGGGCCGGATTCCGACGGCGCGGGCGTTTCGGATGTATGTGGAGCAGTTGAACGGCAGCGCGGGCTTGTCGGTGGGGTCTCGCCGGCAGATCGACTCGAGCTTTGCGGGGCTGGCGGGGACGCAGGCTGTGCTGCAGCGGACGTCGCATGTGCTGGCGACGCTGTCGAGCGGCGTGGGTGTGGCGATTGCGACGGCTTCGATAGGCGACATGCTGGAGCATGTGCACTTTTCGCGGTTGGCGGAGGCCCGGGTGCTGGCGGTGGTGGTGACGCGGTCGGGGATGGTGCGCGATCGGGTGCTGGCGATGGATAAGGATCTGACGCTGCGGGAGCTGGAGACGGCGGCGAACTTTTTGAATGAGAACTTTCGTGGGTGGAGCATCGAGCGGGTTCGGCTGGAGATTGCGCGGCTGGTGGAGCGGGAGCGGAATGAGTATCAGCGGCTGTTGAGCTCGGTGCAGCAGTTGTGGGCGCGGGCGGTTCCGGAGACGGATGCGCCGCGGCAGACGGTGTATGTGGAGGGCGTGGCGAATCTGCTGACGAGCGGCGGAGGCAGCCAGGAGGAGCGGGAGCGGCTGCGTGAGGTTCTGGTGGCTCTGGAGGCGAAGCAGCGGGTGGTCGAACTGCTGAATGCGTATATCGATGCGCGGCAGGAGTCGGTGCGGGTGGTGTTCGATCTGGAGGAGCAGGCTCCGGAGATGGCGGGGCTGGTGTTGATTGCTGCTCCGTCTCGGATGGGCGGGGAGAGCCTGGGAACGGTAGGGGTGATTGGGCCGAAGCGGATGCAATATGAACGGACGATGAGTGCGGTGAGTTATATCGCGCAGGTATTTGAACGGATGCTGGAGATGCCGCAGTGACGGCATCCTAAGAAGCTGTCTAAAAACTCCAGAAAGCTTGGTGTACTCTCTCGCTGTATGGAACAAACAACGACGAAATACAGGGGTCCTTCACTACGTTCAGGATGACGACGTAAAACAAACAAAGACAAAAGGCAGTTTTTAGACAGGTTCTAAGGGTGAACGGATTTGGACGGTGGGGAGTATGGCAAAAGAGAAGAGTTGGGACCGGTTTGCCGATGGGGTCGCGCGATGGGCTGGAATCGGCAACAATAGAAGTGATAGCGATATGACGAGGAGTATTGGAACCATGCAGGACGAGACAGTAGAGCAGGGAGTGCAGGAGCCGGAGATTTTGACCGGGCAGGAGGTTTCCGGCGAGCCGGTTGGGCCGTCGGAGCTGGAGCAGGTGCGCGGCGAGCGGGATCAGTTGCTGGATCGGCTGGCGCGGTTGCAGGCGGAGTTCGACAATGCACGGAAGCGGGAGATCAAAGAGCGGTCGGATGCGCGGGACTATACCGTGACGCATACCGTTGAGCCGTTCCTGGGCGTGATGGATAACTTCCAGCTTGCGCTGAAGGCGGATGGTACGGCGGATCAGCTACGCGCTGGCGTGGAGCTGATTCTAAAGCAGATGGAAGATGCGCTGAAGGGGCTGAACGTGCAACCGGTGGAGTCGGTGGGGACGCAGTTCGATCCTCGCATCCACGAGGCGTTGGGGAACATCGAAACAGCAGAGTTCCCGGACCACCAGGTGCTGGAGGAGATTCGTCGCGGATACAAGATTCGCGAGAAGCTGCTGCGTCCGGCGCTGGTGCGGATCGCTTCGAACCCAGGGCAGGTTTCGGAGTAAAGAGGAATTAACAAGGCGGTTAGGAATTTAAAGATATGGCGACGGCAAACGTGACGAAGATTGATTACTACGAGGTGTTATCGGTATCGCGGGACGCATCCGATCAGGAGCTGAAGACCGCGTACCGTAAGCTGGCGATGCAGTATCACCCGGATCGCAACCCGGATAATCCGGCGGCTGAGGATAAGTTCAAGGAGTGCAGCGAGGCGTACCAGGTGCTGAGCGATGCGGAGAAGCGCGCCGCATACGACCGGTATGGCCATGCGGCGTTCCAGGGTGGCGGACCGGCTGCGGGTGGGAATCCGTTTGCGGGCGGCGGCTTTGGCGGCGCGCAGGACCTGGGGGACATCTTCGGCGATTTGTTCGGCGAGATGTTCAACATGGGCGGCCAGAAGAAGGCGTCGCGGGTGCAGCGCGGGCGCGATCTGCGGTACGACATGACGCTGGGGTTCGAGGAGGCGGTCTTCGGCAAGGAGCAGGAGATCACTATTCGCCGGATGGAGACGTGCGACGACTGCAAGGGAACGGGCGCGCCAAGCGGCAAGGCTCCGATCACGTGTACGCAGTGCGGTGGGCGTGGGCAGGTCCGGTTCCAGCAGGGATTCTTCTCGGTGGCTCGGACGTGTTCGGTGTGCAACGGGACGGGGACGCTGGTGGTCGATCCGTGCAAGACGTGCCGGGGCGAGACGCGGGTGCAGAAGGAGCATACGATCCTGGTCAAGGTGCCTGCGGGCGTCGAGCAGGATACGCGTATCCGGTACTCGGGTGAAGGTGAGACGGGCAAGTTCGGTGGACCGGCGGGCGATCTGTATGTCGTGCTGAACGTGAAGGCGCACAAGTTCTTCGAGCGCGATGGCGACGACCTGCACTGTGTGCTGCCGATCTCGTTTCCGCAGGCGGCACTGGGGACGGAGCTGGAGATCGAGACGCTGGAAGGAGCGGCGACGATCAAGATTCCCGAGGGCACGCAGAACGGCAAGGAGTTCAAGCTGAGGGGTAAGGGTGTTCCGCACCTGAACTCGCATGGCAAGGGCGATTTGATTGTGGAGATTCGGGTTTCGACTCCGGGCAAGCTGACGAAGGTGCAGAGGGAGTTGCTGAAGCAGCTTGGAGAGACGATGACGGTGGAGAATACCCCGACTTCGCGTGGGCTGTTTGAGAAGGTGAAGGATATTTTCAGCTAAAGGCTGGAAGCAGGGGACAGGGCGGTGGGGGTGCGGTTGGCCCTTGCTGCCCTGTTTTGCGTTTGGGGGGAGATGCAGGTTCTTCGGCTGCGCTGACCTCCGCTATCGATGACAGTTTTGTGGTGGGATGGAGGAAGGCGGTCGTGCTTTGCATGATGCCCACCTTAGCGACGATAGAGCTGTCGCGGAGATGGGGCGCCCGGCAATCACAGGGGGACTTCGCTCAGGATGACAGGTGGGAGCTGGCTATGGCGATGGCTGCGATGGCTGCGGTTTCGGCGCGGAGGATGCGGGGACCGAGGGTTACCGGGTGCCATTGGTGGGTGACGAAGAGGGCTATTTCTTCGGGGGTCCAGCCGCCTTCGGGACCGATGGCGAGGCTTAGAGCGGTGGACTCATAGCCCGTAGACGTAAGGGCGGCGGTGAGGGTGTTGGTTTGCTCGGTTTCGGCGAGGAGGAGGCGGATGGGGCTGGTCTCCTGGTTGAGTGCGGCTTTGAGGACGATGGGGTCGGAGACCTCGGGGATGTCGGTGCGGCGGGATTGTTTGGAGGCTTCAAGGGCGATGCGGCGCCAGCGTTCGACGCGCTTGGCGGAGGATTGGGCGAGGTGTTTCTCGGTGCGGCGGGCGAGGATGGGAGTGATGCGGTCGACCCCGAGCTCGGTGGCCTTTTCGATGGCCCATTCCATGTGGTCGAACTTGAAGACGGCGAGAAGGAGGTGGATGGGAAGCGCGGCGGCGGCTTCGAGTTGCTCGTGGAGGGTGAAGAGGACCTCTTTGTCGGTCACGGAGGTGATCTCTGCGCGGTGGAGGTGGCCGTTGGCGACGATGTCGTAGACCTGACCGGGCTCGGCGCGGAGGACGTGGGCGAGATGGTGAGCTTGATCGCCGGTGAGGGAGGCGGTGGTGTCGGTCCAGGTGTTGGCGATGAAGCGGCGACGGGTCATTTTGCAGAGGGCTTGTCGGCTGGGATGGAGATGGTCTGCGAGGACTGGTGGTAGAGGTCAACGGTGAGGGATGCGGCTTTGCGGTTGCTCCAGTCGGCCTGGGTAATGGGGAACTGGAGGAGGATCATGCCCTCGGCGGATTGGCCGGGATCGATTTGTGTCTCGCGGAAGAGCGGTGGTGTGGCTAGGGCTTTGAGGCCGGGGAAGGTAATGAAGAGGGGCTGGAAGTCCGATTTCTCGGCGGCGCTGGTGGCGAGAGTCCGACCGTCATCGGTGGTGAGGGTGGCCGTGAAGTCTTTGAGGAAGAGCGGGAGTTTGAGATGGTCTTCGATGCGGAGGGTGACGAGGACGTAGAGGTCGTCTTCGGCTTTGTCCTTCCCAACCTCGATGGACTCGGACTTGTAGACGGTGTGAGCCTGCCAGGTGGCGAGGTGGGTGATGCTGAGGTTGGCGGTCGTATGCGGTGTGAAGCACAGGACGAGGGCGAGGGCAGCCGCGAGTACAACCACGGCGAGCGCAATGGGGAGGAAGAAGTTGCGGCGCTCGGATTGGGTGAAGTTCAGATCGGCCACGGTCTTTAGGATAGCAGCGGTGGTGGAAAGAGGAGTGCTAGTAGTCGCGCTGGATGGCGTACTCGGAGACGATGACGGTGATGAGTGCGGCGGTGGGGACGGCGACGAGGGCGCCGACGATTCCGGCGAGCGCGGTGCCGATGAGCAGGGCGATGAGGACGGTGAGGCCCATCAGGTCGACGCTCGACTTCATGATGCGTGGGGTGAGGAAGGCGTTTTCGACGTTGACGTAGATGGCGTAGAAGATGAGGACGCCGAACATCTTGGGCCATGAATCGAGCGCGGCGACTCCGGCGGCGAGGACGATGGTGATGACGCCGCCGGCGATGGGGATGATGTTGAACAGGCCCATCAGCACGCCCAGCAGGAAGAAGTAACGGACGTGCAGGATGCCGAAGACGGTGGTGCTACAGATGCCCAGGATGAGCATGAGCAGTCCCTGGCCGAGCAGCCATTTGCTCATCTTGACCTCGGCCTTTTGCAGGGTGGCGTCGAGGCGGCGGCGCTGATCGGGCCGGAAGAGGGAGAGGAAGAACTTGTAGGCGTACTCCCCCTCGAGCATGAAGTAGATGCAGAGGAAGGCGGCGGTGAGGATGTCGAAGACGTGTGAGAGCCAGAGGGGAAGGGAGGTGAAGAGGTAGCCGGCGGTCGCGGAGACGGCACCTTCGGCGCGCGCGGCGAGGGAGTCGATGCCGATTTTGTCGGCCAGAGGAAGTTTTTTGAGCTTTGCGACGACCTCGGGGATGCGATGGGGCAGGTCTTCGGAGAACTGGCGCAGATCGTGCAGCACGGGAGGAAGGCCGACGGTGAAGAAGATGGTGAGGGCGAGCACAACTCCGGCGATAAGCAGGATGATGGCGATGGGGCGGGAGGGATGCCAGCCGCGGATGTTGAGGTTCATGATGCTGAAGACGATGGGCATCAGAACGACGGCGAAGAGGGCGCTGACGTAGATGATCTCGATCTCTTTGCTGAGCTTCCAGGCGAGGGCGAGAGAGAGGAAGACACAGGCGGCAAAGAGGATGTGGCCGCGGACAGAGGAGCGGGCCTGCTCCTGGGACGGGCTCGGGTGAGAGGGTAGGGTGGCCAGCGCGATCTCCTGTCAGGTACAGAGGGTGAGATGCCGAGAATGCCGGATTCAGCGGCTGGGCAGGGTGACTTTTTCGAGCGAGAGGAGAAGCATCGCGGTGGTCTCGTCGGGGGAGAGTGTTTCGGTGTCGAGGGTGAGGCGCGCGAGACGGCGGTAGCTGGGCTGGCGGCTGATGAAGCGGGCTCGGGCCTGGTCGGGGTCGGCAAGGACGGGACGGGCGATCACGGGATCTCCGGGGCCCTGGAGGACGCAGCGGTCGAAGAGGGTCTCGAAGGTGGCATCGAGGAAGATGGTGAGGGTGCCGGGGGTCTGCTCGAGCAGGAGCCGGTTGGTGAGGGATTCGGGGGTTCCGCCGCCGAGGGCGAGGACGGTGGACGAGCGTCCGAGGGCCGAGGCGAGGGCGGAGGACTCTAGCTGACGGAAGTGGGCTTCGCCGTGCTGCGCGAAGAGCTCGGGGACGGTGGAGCCGGTGCGGGACTCGATGTGGGCGTCGAGATCGAGGAACTCCCAGCCGAGCTGCTGGGCGAGAAGTCGCCCGATGGTGGACTTACCCGATCCCATGAAGCCGGTGAGGACGATGCGTCGAAGATGAACGGGCAGGGTAATGGAAGGTGGTTCAGGTTGGTCGGATGTTTGGGTCGATATTTGGGCGGATGTCATGGCCTCTCCTTAGTTTAGTGCCGGGATGTGCGCTTCCGTTGAATTTCTGTTGGTGGACATGCAAAAGCCGCGACCTTTGGAGGTCGCGGCTCGGGAAGTTCGAAGTTCTCTGAAGGCTTGTTTGTTCTCAGAGATGCATGCGATTACTCCGCTTGGCCGCGCAATGGCGCCAGTAGCGGTAGGTAAACGAAGCGGTCTGGAACTGAGTCCTCATACTGGTAAGAAAATACACCTGTCTGGAACGATTGGCAAGGAAATGATTCAGTTTTTGTGGTCCGGCTTCATCGCGACGGCTTCGGCCTGGAGCTTCTTCTGCAAGTTGTCCCAGATAAGATCGCTGGGCTCTTCGACCGGCTCCAGGATGGCGCGAGCGGCTTCGGCGATGGCTTCGAGGTCACGAACCAGTGCGGCGCAGTCGGGATTATCGGCCAGAAATTGCTGGAGCTTTGGATCGCTGCTGACGCGTCCGTTGGATGAGGCGGCGAAGAAATCGGGGAGATAGCGTTCGAAGTCTGCGGGAGTCATGGTGTCGAAGTCCGGGAACTCCGAATCGTTGGTGTCCGTCATTGTGCAACCTCCTTAAGGAGCCCGGCCTGCTTAGGAGTCTGTCCAGTTTGACGGAGCAGTTCGCGCAGCTTGAGTCGTGCCTTGTGCAGTTGAGATTTGCTGTTGCCGGTGGAGCATTCGAGCATGGTTGCGATCTCGTTATGTTCAAAACCTTCCACATCGTGAAGGACGAAGACCATGCGATAGCCAGGGGGGAGGGATGCTACGGCGCGCTCGAGGGCGACGCGGTCGACGGAGCCGGAGAGAATCGGATCGCGGCTGCCGAAGTCGCGTTTTGGCGCGTCTTCTTCCGACGGATTGATGGTCTCTTCGAGTGAGACGAGATTGAGACCCTTCTTGCGCAGATGCATGAGTACAAGGTTCACGGTGAGGCGATGCAGCCAGGTGGAGAAGGCTGACTCGCCGCGGAAGCTGCCCAGCTTGCGGAAGAGGTGTAGGAATGCCTCCTGGGTCATGTCTTCGGCTTCCGATACGTTGCCGAGCATGCGGAGACAGAGCGTGTAGACGCGGCGTTTATGCAGCGAATACAGCTTCGAGAAGGCTTCTGGATCGCCGTTCTTTGCGGCTTCGATCGCTTCGGCTTCGCCGGCGATCGGTGGGTTCCGCTTGAACAAGCCGGAATTAGGTTTTGCTTCGGTCATCTGAATGCCTTGAGTGCTCATGGGGTCGACTCTGGTTTGTATGTTCCTGTTTCGCCGCGCTCTCGCCTTTAAATAGCGTACCGCAACCGTGATCGACGGTAAGTGTTTCCCGACCTTTCCATGAGAGTCGGTAATGCTGGAAAAGGTTGGTTTGTGCACCGGGAACTGTGCACTGGAGATTGTGCAGGTTGACGTCTACGAAACGCAGGGTTGCATGGATCAGGAGCCGATGAACCGTGCGTAGAGCGAACGGGCGAGGGTGATGTCGGTGGTGCCCTGGACGATGGCTCGACCGTCGGCAAAGAGGGTGAGGGTGTGGGGGCCGCGTCGGAAGCGGAGGAGCAGATCGTTGAAGCGAAGGTCTTCGATCTCGGAGTGGCTGGCGAGACGGGAGCGCATCGTGGCGAAGTCGACCGGGCGGTGGTGCTCGTGGATCTGGACGGAGTTTCGACCGCAGAGGGTGATGTGGGGCCGTCCTTCACCGCTGAGATGGGTGAAGATGCGCTGGCCGCAGACGGTACAACCGGGATTGGGACGGGAGGTGTTGATATCGCTGCGCTCGCTGCTCCAGAGATCGAAGGAGAGCAGGGTGCGGCGCATGGCCTTGGACTGGCCGGTGAGGAACTTCAGGGTCTCGGTGACCTGGAGCGAGGCGGCGAGGTTGACTGCGGTGGAGAGGATGCCGGAGGTATCGCAGGTCTCGACTGGGCCGCTGGGAGGCTTGGGGAAGATACAGGCGAGGCAGGCGGTGCGGCTGGAGTCGAGCGCGGGCAGGATGTTCATGGTGGCGGCGTAGGCACCGATAGCCGCGGCGTAGATCCAGGGTTTGCCCTGCTGGACAGCGAAGTCGTTGATGAGGTAACGGGTCTCGAAGTTGTCTGTTGCGTCGAGGACGATGTGGGCCGGACTAAGGAGCGATGCGATATTGGCCGGGACGAGGTCGGCGATGTGGGGGTGAACGACGATGTCGGAGTTGAAGAGGGCGATCTTGCGGCGTGCGGCTTCGGCCTTGGGGAGCGCGTCGAGCGCGTCGCTCTCGTCGAAGAGGACCTGGCGCTGGAGGTTGGAGGGTTCGACGAAGTCGCGATCGATGAGGGTAAGGGTGCCGACGCCGGCGCGGGCGAGCAGCGATGCGGCGGCTGCACCGGTGGCTCCGCAGCCGACGACAGCGACGTGGGCAGAGGCCAGACGCTGCTGCCCCTCGGACCCGATGCCGGGGAAGAGAATCTGCCGGGAGTAGCGGTCCTCCGCAGCGATGCGTGGCCGGGGGGGTGCTTCGAGGTCGGGGGTGGTTGTCGGCAGGGGCATGGGCGGTCGTTCTACAAAAGAGGGCTAACAGTCATAGTATAGAGAGAGGGGACGGGGTGTGATCTGGCGCTTCGGACACCC
Protein-coding regions in this window:
- a CDS encoding tetratricopeptide repeat protein, with the translated sequence MRRVWLSFVLGGSFLCAAQQPAAPSLTAEQQTLFDAAKKDFSEHHPELALEKMKQLHAMVPENSTITDGTAETAITLGDDAYAISLLKPWTATHSEDSFAFEWLARAYAETGNAAERDKTIAAVLKLHETTTNEQFKRADRFVVERVKLVSGYLDIYYALVPFSRYHIYMLGRQVDVNNVLIRQIALESDDIDQVSFAKEHPDMVAKGMRRFSMDTYSAGKPGPNGTTTQTQGLIGFMDGQPSYDDTKARMLKVAHGDAPPAATRSGVPVPKSN
- a CDS encoding acyl-CoA thioesterase gives rise to the protein MSEEVVSRTVEESQSERSEIVFPADSNALGNLFGGRLMQYIDLVGAMAASRHARAITVTASMDHLDFVAPVRVGELLILKASVNRAFRTSMEVGVRAMVEDVREQRLRHVSSAYLTFVAVDRDGQRIVVPPVVPVTEHQKRRYEDAGRRREMRADETQRKKEMRAALPGGFHV
- a CDS encoding Mrp/NBP35 family ATP-binding protein gives rise to the protein MGHMGAGAPQGPQPLPGVAHVVAVGSGKGGVGKTTVAVNLAVSLGKLGYKVGLIDADIYGPNVPMMLGVTRQPNVVGDNRIEPLLAHGVKFISVGLISPGDKPMVMRGPMLHQIIRQFLMQVEWGELDFLIVDLPPGTGDVVISLVQTVPLTGAVVVSTGSGVALQDARKALEMFHQVKVEVIGLVENMSQMTLPSGEVIDVFGAGGTERTAAQFGLPFLGALDLDPKIRVGGDRGMPVTLAGPDSASVAAFYDVARKVAARSMELSEHNEDVIEIS
- the hrcA gene encoding heat-inducible transcriptional repressor HrcA, which produces MADAERVTARQRAILTAIVESYIDTGEPVGSGTISRMPQAEIAGLSPATVRNEMAALADEGLIEQPHTSAGRIPTARAFRMYVEQLNGSAGLSVGSRRQIDSSFAGLAGTQAVLQRTSHVLATLSSGVGVAIATASIGDMLEHVHFSRLAEARVLAVVVTRSGMVRDRVLAMDKDLTLRELETAANFLNENFRGWSIERVRLEIARLVERERNEYQRLLSSVQQLWARAVPETDAPRQTVYVEGVANLLTSGGGSQEERERLREVLVALEAKQRVVELLNAYIDARQESVRVVFDLEEQAPEMAGLVLIAAPSRMGGESLGTVGVIGPKRMQYERTMSAVSYIAQVFERMLEMPQ
- a CDS encoding nucleotide exchange factor GrpE, translating into MTRSIGTMQDETVEQGVQEPEILTGQEVSGEPVGPSELEQVRGERDQLLDRLARLQAEFDNARKREIKERSDARDYTVTHTVEPFLGVMDNFQLALKADGTADQLRAGVELILKQMEDALKGLNVQPVESVGTQFDPRIHEALGNIETAEFPDHQVLEEIRRGYKIREKLLRPALVRIASNPGQVSE
- the dnaJ gene encoding molecular chaperone DnaJ, coding for MATANVTKIDYYEVLSVSRDASDQELKTAYRKLAMQYHPDRNPDNPAAEDKFKECSEAYQVLSDAEKRAAYDRYGHAAFQGGGPAAGGNPFAGGGFGGAQDLGDIFGDLFGEMFNMGGQKKASRVQRGRDLRYDMTLGFEEAVFGKEQEITIRRMETCDDCKGTGAPSGKAPITCTQCGGRGQVRFQQGFFSVARTCSVCNGTGTLVVDPCKTCRGETRVQKEHTILVKVPAGVEQDTRIRYSGEGETGKFGGPAGDLYVVLNVKAHKFFERDGDDLHCVLPISFPQAALGTELEIETLEGAATIKIPEGTQNGKEFKLRGKGVPHLNSHGKGDLIVEIRVSTPGKLTKVQRELLKQLGETMTVENTPTSRGLFEKVKDIFS
- a CDS encoding 16S rRNA (uracil(1498)-N(3))-methyltransferase, which encodes MTRRRFIANTWTDTTASLTGDQAHHLAHVLRAEPGQVYDIVANGHLHRAEITSVTDKEVLFTLHEQLEAAAALPIHLLLAVFKFDHMEWAIEKATELGVDRITPILARRTEKHLAQSSAKRVERWRRIALEASKQSRRTDIPEVSDPIVLKAALNQETSPIRLLLAETEQTNTLTAALTSTGYESTALSLAIGPEGGWTPEEIALFVTHQWHPVTLGPRILRAETAAIAAIAIASSHLSS
- a CDS encoding AI-2E family transporter, with the translated sequence MALATLPSHPSPSQEQARSSVRGHILFAACVFLSLALAWKLSKEIEIIYVSALFAVVLMPIVFSIMNLNIRGWHPSRPIAIILLIAGVVLALTIFFTVGLPPVLHDLRQFSEDLPHRIPEVVAKLKKLPLADKIGIDSLAARAEGAVSATAGYLFTSLPLWLSHVFDILTAAFLCIYFMLEGEYAYKFFLSLFRPDQRRRLDATLQKAEVKMSKWLLGQGLLMLILGICSTTVFGILHVRYFFLLGVLMGLFNIIPIAGGVITIVLAAGVAALDSWPKMFGVLIFYAIYVNVENAFLTPRIMKSSVDLMGLTVLIALLIGTALAGIVGALVAVPTAALITVIVSEYAIQRDY
- a CDS encoding shikimate kinase, which produces MTSAQISTQTSDQPEPPSITLPVHLRRIVLTGFMGSGKSTIGRLLAQQLGWEFLDLDAHIESRTGSTVPELFAQHGEAHFRQLESSALASALGRSSTVLALGGGTPESLTNRLLLEQTPGTLTIFLDATFETLFDRCVLQGPGDPVIARPVLADPDQARARFISRQPSYRRLARLTLDTETLSPDETTAMLLLSLEKVTLPSR
- a CDS encoding RNA polymerase sigma factor, whose translation is MSTQGIQMTEAKPNSGLFKRNPPIAGEAEAIEAAKNGDPEAFSKLYSLHKRRVYTLCLRMLGNVSEAEDMTQEAFLHLFRKLGSFRGESAFSTWLHRLTVNLVLMHLRKKGLNLVSLEETINPSEEDAPKRDFGSRDPILSGSVDRVALERAVASLPPGYRMVFVLHDVEGFEHNEIATMLECSTGNSKSQLHKARLKLRELLRQTGQTPKQAGLLKEVAQ
- a CDS encoding ThiF family adenylyltransferase, encoding MPLPTTTPDLEAPPRPRIAAEDRYSRQILFPGIGSEGQQRLASAHVAVVGCGATGAAAASLLARAGVGTLTLIDRDFVEPSNLQRQVLFDESDALDALPKAEAARRKIALFNSDIVVHPHIADLVPANIASLLSPAHIVLDATDNFETRYLINDFAVQQGKPWIYAAAIGAYAATMNILPALDSSRTACLACIFPKPPSGPVETCDTSGILSTAVNLAASLQVTETLKFLTGQSKAMRRTLLSFDLWSSERSDINTSRPNPGCTVCGQRIFTHLSGEGRPHITLCGRNSVQIHEHHRPVDFATMRSRLASHSEIEDLRFNDLLLRFRRGPHTLTLFADGRAIVQGTTDITLARSLYARFIGS